The sequence below is a genomic window from Thermoflexus sp..
GTCCATAGGCCCAGGAGCAGATAGTGCCAGACGTCCGCTGTGCTCATCGACGGAACAGGGCTCCTGGAATGGGATATCGGCTGGCCCCCCAGGGAAAGGCAAGAGGCATGGCGGGCGGCAAATCCGCCCGCCATGCCTTCCGCTTCCCCTCACCGATGCGAGCGATCAGGGCTGGCTCACCGCCCGCCAATCGTCGGGCGGGGGCTCAGGCACTGTATCGCTGGGGATCCACTTCTTGTAGATCTCCTTCCAGCGGCCGGAGGCCTTCAACTCCTTGATCACGGTATTGACGACTTCGAGCAGCTCCTTCTCGCCCTTCTTGACCCCGACGCCGTAAGGCTCCACGGTGAACCGGCCCCCCACGACCTTCCATTTGTCAGGCTCCTGACGCACAAAACCGTAGAGGATGATATCGTCAGTGGTCACTGCATCCACCCGGCCAGCGTCCATGGCCGCGACCGCTTCCGAGTAGGTATCGAAGAGCACCACCTCGATGTTCAGGCCCTGCCGATCGGAAATGGCGCGGATGTTCTTCTCGGAGGTGGAGCCCTTCACCGTGCCCACCCGCTTGCCCTTGAGATCCTGCAGGCCGTTGATGGGGCTGTTCTTGGGGACCAGGAGAGATTGTCCAGCAACGTAATAAACGATGGAGAAATCGATCTCCTTCAGGCGCTCTTCGTTAATGGTCATCGTGGAGGCGACGATATCGACCACCCCTTCTTTGAGGAAGGGAATGCGGTTCTTGGAGATGGCTTCTTTGATCTCCACAGCATTGGGATCTCCGAAGATATATTCAGCGACTGCCCGGCAGATCTCCACATCGAAACCCTCGACCTGATTGGTCTTGGGATTCAGATAACCGAAGGTGGGGATATCGTATTTCGTGCCACAGATGAGCTTGCCGCGATCCTGGATCTTGCGCAGGAGGGTTCCTTCGGGGGCCAGCGGGGCACGTCCTTTTCGCGCTGGCGGGGCGCCGCTTGGCGCCTGACAGGCCGCCAGCAGCAGCGCCAGGATCCATCCGATCCATAACCATCGAGAGAGCCCAGAGCGCATGGGTCACCTCCTTAAAAAATAAAAATCCGAAACAGGTGGATGGGGCGAGGCATCCCCGATGCCCCGCGGATGAAGGGGATGGGCCGCTTCTCCGTTCGCCCGCTCTCCCAGAACGTCGTTTCCTGTTAAGGAACGGGCTCCCCCTGTAAGCCCGCTCCCCACGGCCTTTCGGACCGGGATGAGGAGAAAATCGAGCAGGGCCTCAGTGGCGAAGGACCTGGCTCAAGAAGACACGGGTGCGCTCATGTTTGGGGTTCTCGAAGATCTCGTCCGGCGTCCCGATCTCCACGATCCGCCCGCCCTCCAGGAACACCATGCGATCCGCCACGTGGCGGGCGAAGCCCATCTCATGGGTGACCACCACCATGGTCATCCCCTCGCGGGCCAGGTCCTCCATCACATCCAGCACCTCTTTGATCATCTCGGGATCCAGGGCGCTGGTCGGCTCGTCGAACAGCATGATCTTCGGTCGCATCGCCAGACCCCGGGCGATGGCCACACGCTGCTGCTGGCCGCCGGAGAGCTGAGCCGGGTAGGCATGGGCCTTCTCCGGGATCCCCACCCGCTCCAGCAGCTGCATCGCCAGCCGTTCCGCCTCGGCCCGCGGCACTTTCTTCACATGCACGGGCCCCAGGATGATGTTCTCCAGCACCGTCAGATGCGGGAAGAGATTGAATTGCTGGAAGACCATGCCGATCTCCTGGCGGAGCCGGTTGACGTTGATCTTCGGATCATGAACGGGGATACCATCCACCCACAGCTCTCCGGAGTCAATGGGCTCCAGCCGGTTGATCGTGCGGATGAGCGTGCTCTTCCCGCCCCCGCTGGGGCCGAAGATCACCACGACTTCCCCTTCATAAATATCCAGGGTGATGTCTCGCAGAACGTGAAGGCTCCCAAACCACTTATTGACCTTTCGGAACGAGATGATCGGCCGTCCTCCCATGATCCGCTTCTCCATCTCGAATTTGGAAAAAGCCATCCCTCGGGCGAGGCCATGGATCTCCAACACGCGTCCCGATGATCAAGGGTGAGATGGGCTCTCATTGATCTCATGAGCCTGGGGCTCCAGCCGGCGGATCCGGATCTTGCGGATGCGACGGCCGATGACCTCCTCCACCCGGAACTCCAGCCCCTCGTCCGTAAAGGTTTCTCCTGCCGCCGGAATGCGCCCCAGGCGTTCATAGACATACCCGGCGAGGGTGTCCGCCCCTTCCGACGATAAGGTCACCCCCAACAACTCCTGGATCTCATCCAGGTCCACCCGCCCATCGAAAAGATAGGTGTGCGCATCGATGGGCAACACCAGGGGTTCCTCCGAGCGGTCGAATTCGTCCTGAATCTCGCCCACAATCTCTTCCAGAATGTCCTCGATGGTCACCAAGCCAGCCACCCCCCCGTATTCGTCGACGACGATTGCCATGTGAACCTTATGCTGCTGCATTTCCCGAAGGAGATCCACAATGCGTTTGCCTTCAGGGACGAAGTAAGGCGGGCGCAATAGCTCTTTCAGCGATGCTTCCCGGATTCCATCTCGCATCAGGCGAAGGAGGTCCTTCGCATACAGCACACCAACGACATGGTCGATGGTGCCCTCATACACCGGGATGCGGGAGTAACCCGCCTGGAGGATCACATTGAGCGCTTCGGAGAGAGAGGCCGTCACGGGGATCGCGACCATATCAGGTCGGGGGACCATGATCTCCCCAACGACGGTATCATGGAGCTCGAAGATCGAGACGATCATTTCTTTCTCCGTGGCCTCAATCGCTCCCCCTTCCTCTCCGGCATCCACCAGGGTGCGAAGTTCGGCCTCATCGATGACCGGGATCGCTCGCCCTTCGATCCGGGGCCCTGCGCGCCGGGCGAGATAGCGCAACGGGCCCGTCAGCCATCGCAACGGCATCAGGGTCAGGGCGCCCGGGATGGCCAGCGCTTCAGCACAGCGCTGGCCTATGGCTCGCGGCCAGTATTCCCATGGGCCATGCAGAAGCCAGGCGAGGATCAGCCAGAAAAGGGGCATCCACAGGGAAGGCCCTGAACGATGGAAAATCCAGAAGGTCCCCCAACCGGCCACCGCGAGGTCCAGAAAGAGAAGCCCCAGCCGCAGGCTTTGCAACCGGATCGCGCTATCCTCGGCCAGCCGCTGCAGCCATGCCGCCAGCCAGCGCCCCTCCTCAGCCCATGCCCGGCGTTTTTCCTCTGGAAGGGCCAGGATCGCGGCCTCCGAGGCCGTGATCCAGGCCCGCAGCATCAGGCCGGCCAGCACGACCAATCCGAGGATCCAGGCGCTCCTTCCTTCCATTTAACCCAGCCCCTCATCCAGGTAAGCCTTGATATTGTGCTCCACGGCGTAGGCAGCCGCCTCCGCGCGGTTCGATAGCCCGAGCTTGCTGAGGATGCTGCTCACATAGTTCCGCACCGTCCCCTCGCTGAGAAAGAGCGTTTGGGCGATCTCGCGGTTCGTCTTTCCTTCGGCGATTAGGGCCAGCACCCGCAGCTCCTGTTCAGTCAGATCCTTAAAGGCGGATGCCATGGCGCTGCGCCGTGCCGCCCGCACATGTCGAAGCAGATGAGGTGTCATCGAAGGATCGATCAGGGCTTCCCCTCGGGCCACGCGTTCGATGGCCGTGATCAGCTCATCGCTGCCGATTTGTTTCAGCACATAACCGGAAGCTCCCGCCTCAATCGACTCGAGAAGCAGCTCATCCTCCGCATAGGAGGTCAGCATGATCACCCGGGTTTCCGGAAGCGCCTCGACGATCCTACGGGTGGCTTCGATGCCGCTTCCACCGCGTAGGCGGATATCCATCACGATCACATCCGGCCGGTGATCCATCGCTTTCTGAACAGCCTCATCAGCCGATCCGGCCTCCGCCACCACCCGGAAGTCCGGCCGCCGCTCCAGCAGTGCCCGCAAACCCACGCGCACCACCTCATGGTCATCGACAATCATGATCCGTACCGTCCGCATTCCCAATCCCCTCCCGAATTCATGCGCCTTGAGGTAGAAGCCGACGCAGCCAGCGCGGACGGGCTATGGCCTGCTCCAACCCGGCGAGAGCAGCCCGCGCGGCCCGCTCTCCCCGCTCCAGGATCTCCGGCGCCCGATCCAGAGCAAACACCGGGATATCCCCGGTGGGCACACGGATCAAGCCATCGGGCGGCGCCTGCGCCAGGCGGGACTCCGTGATCCATCGCGCCATGATTCCCACAGAACAGAATACGACCTCCAGGGTCCGACTCCAGCGCGCCCGGCGGATCAACCATCGGATCAGCAAGGGGCCAGGCAGCTCCTCCGGGAAACGGCGATCCGTCCGCCCATGTTCCACCCACGATAGATCCACCCCAATCACAAAGGTGGCCCCCAGCGCCCGAGCGACATCCACGGGCAGAGGATTCAGCACCCCCCCATCAACCAGACGTCGCCCCTCCCACCAGACCGGTGGGAAGACGCCGGGAAACGCGCTGGTGGCCAGCATGGCCTCCACCAGCGGGCCCCGATCGATCCAGATTTCCTCCCCGGTATCCAGATCCACAGCCACGGCCGCAAAGCGAACAGGAAGATCTTCAATCCGGACATCTCCCACGGCTTCCCGCAGGAAGCGAGCCCAGCGGTCCGTTCCAACCAGGGCGTTCCCGTTCGGGTCCAGTCGCATGAACATCCGCCATCCGATCCGACGGGCCAGCGCCTCGATCGCTTCCGGCGAAAGTCCTGCGGCGAACAATCCCCCCACGATCCCGCCCGCGCTGGTGCCGGTGACGATCTCGGGCCGCCAGCCCGCCTCAATCAGCACCCGAAGCACCCGGATATGCGCGAATCCCCGCGCCCCTCCACCGCTCAACGCGATCCCCAGCCGATGCGGACGCCGGATGCCCCAGCGCATCAGGGCGTTCTTCGGCATAACGGGTCCTCATCCGCCTGTTGCTCTGGAAGGGCGTGGGAGGCCCGGTGGAGCGCCGAAGACGCTCTGCCCCTCCCCCCATCGCCCCGGGGAGGAAAAATCCAGCTTTTCCCGTTCCAGCTTAACCTCGTAGACCTATTATAATTTGAGGACCGAATAAAAGTGAGGCAGGAAAAGGAGGGTAGGCATCCATGTCTCGCTGGACCCGTCGGAGGCTTTTGAAACAGATGGGCTGGATCGGGTTGGGCATGGCGGCTGGGGCCTGCGCCCGTGCGCTCCAGCTCCCCACCCCGACCCCTTTCCCGACCCCCTCCCCCAGCCTCACCCCCAGCCCATCGCCTTCCATCACGCCGACCTCGACCGACACGCCGGTGCCCGCTTCGCCGACGCCCGCGCCCACGCCGACCAAGACGCCCTGGCCGATGTTCCCACGCCCCAGCAAGCTGGGGATCGTTGTCCAGTGGTTCCGGGATGTCCATATCGTTAACCTGATCGTGAACACCCGGATGCGCGTGGCGAAGATCATCGACGATTTCGGCCGGGCACCGGAGATCAAAGCGGGATCCCCCAACACGATCCTGATCGGCCGGATCACCCATAACTTCGATTTCGGGGAGCATATCCGGGATGGGCGCACGGATATGCGGGCGGCCGCCGAGTGGTATGTCAACCAGTTTATGGACAAATATCTGGCGAACCCGCATATCGATTACTGGGAAGGCCACAATGAGCCGCGGCCCCACAATCACGAGGTGATGCGCCTCTTCGCGCAGTTTGAGATCGAGCGGATGAGACTGATGGCCCAGCGAGGCCTGAAGTGCGCCATCGGGAACTTCCCGAACGGCTCGCCGGATCTGGAGCTGTGGGTCGATTTCCTCCCCGCCCTCCAGGTCGCCAAACAGCTGGGCGGGATCCTGGCGCTTCACGAATACGCTTCGCCCACTCTGGATGCAGGGGTGGATCATCAGATCGGAGAGGGATGGTTCACCCTGCGCTATCGAAAGGCATATCGCTATATGGTGCCGCCCGCTTATCAAATCCCGATCGTGATCACCGAGCTGGGGATCGATGATATCCCGACCTTCCAGGGGCCTCCCAGCCGGGGCTGGCGGAACTACATGAGCTACTGGGAACAACAAGGGCATGGGAACCCCCACTTCTTCTACCTGCGCCAGCTGTGGTGGTATGATGAAGAGCTCCAAAAGGATGACTATGTGATTGGGGCAACGATCTACATTGCCGGGGCTTACGAAGACCAAGCGTCCTATGAGATCATGGTGGAGCCTTTTCGTGAGATGTTTGCAGATTACCTCCGAGCCCATCCCAACCCTTAAAAACATCCCTTGGGTTCGATCGGCTTCAACCCCATGCGCGGCCCCACCCCACCAATTCCTGATGAGTTGAAAGGGATCGTGAGATGCTCCCTGAGCGATGGGTTCTGGCTTCGGCTTCGCCGCGGCGCCGCACATTGATCCAGCTCCTCGGACACCCGGTGGAGCTCCTGCCGGTTTCGATCGATGAGACCCCAGCGCCGCATGAGGACCCGGCAGCCTGCGCGGCCCGTCTGGCCCTCGCCAAAGCCGCCGCGGGGGCGCGGCTCGCCCCTGATGCTCTGGTCCTGGCGGCAGATACCGTGGTGGATCTGAACGGGGCGATCCTGGGCAAGCCGGAGGGGGTGGAGGAGGCGCGGGCGATGCTTCAAGCTCTGCGCGGACGCCCCCATCACGTGCATACGGCTGTTGCGCTTTACCACCCATGGCAAGATGAGCTTCTTCTGGAAGTGGCCACCACCCAGGTCTGGATGCGCTCCTACACCGATGAAGAGATCGAGGCGTATCTGGCTACGGGGGATCCCCTTGATAAAGCCGGCGCTTACGCGATCCAGCATCTGGGTTTTCAACCCGCCCGGAGGGTGGAAGGCTGCTATGCAGCGGTGGTGGGATTGCCGCTCTGTCACCTCGCCCGGGCCCTGCGCCGCTGGGGATGGTCTCCGCCGGAGGACCTGCCCACACGATGTCAATCCACCCTGGGGCACGCCTGCAGCGTTTACCCGGACATCCTGGCGGGGGAAGAAAATCGTCGATCGAAAAACCATGAGGGGCCTGGAGGCTCCTTGACGCGCTCCCGCTGATCTTTTATAATTTTAATGACCTTCCCCGGTAGCTCAACAGGCAGAGCAGCCGGCTGTTAACCGGCGGGTTGGAGGTTCGAGTCCTCCCCGGGGAGCCAGGGGCCGCCGCTGGGCGGCCTTTTGTTTTTAAGGCTTGCGCCGCAGGAGCGCGAGGGGACCATCCCGGCATGGAGGGTGCGAGGAGGTATAAATGTTTGCGGAAACCCCGCTCCTTCCGGAGAATTCTTCCGCAACCGATCTCTTCCTCGAGGACTGCCGGTGCGAGATTTGTGGATTTCCCATAGAGGAAATCCACTGTAAACTCCGTTGCCCGAATTGCGGGCGGATGCGAGATTGCTCTGATCCCTGATCGATGTTAGCGCATCGGCTGCGGAGGGGTTTGAGGAAGCCGCCGCCCGTTGAGGGTGATGAAAGGGGCCGCCCGCTTCGTAAAAACCCCGAGGGCCGCCAGATCCTCGGGTCGAGTTAAGCGACCCTCTCGCCGGGCTCGCAGGATCGCCCGCGCGGTTTTCGGGCCGATCCCGGGGATCCGTATCAGTTCCTCGTAAGAGGCCCGGTTGATTTCCACCGGACAGTCTGCCAGCGCTCGACGTGCCCACGCCTGCTTCGGATCCTCCGCAAGGGGCAGGTTCCCGTTCTCATCGAAGGGTAGCTCCTCCAATCGAAAGCCATAAACCCGCAACAACCATTCCGCCTGATAGAGGCGCTGGGCGCGCAACGGCGGGGTTGGCGGGAGATCCTCCAGCGGCGTGTCGGGCACCGGC
It includes:
- a CDS encoding transporter substrate-binding domain-containing protein; translated protein: MRSGLSRWLWIGWILALLLAACQAPSGAPPARKGRAPLAPEGTLLRKIQDRGKLICGTKYDIPTFGYLNPKTNQVEGFDVEICRAVAEYIFGDPNAVEIKEAISKNRIPFLKEGVVDIVASTMTINEERLKEIDFSIVYYVAGQSLLVPKNSPINGLQDLKGKRVGTVKGSTSEKNIRAISDRQGLNIEVVLFDTYSEAVAAMDAGRVDAVTTDDIILYGFVRQEPDKWKVVGGRFTVEPYGVGVKKGEKELLEVVNTVIKELKASGRWKEIYKKWIPSDTVPEPPPDDWRAVSQP
- a CDS encoding amino acid ABC transporter ATP-binding protein, translated to MISFRKVNKWFGSLHVLRDITLDIYEGEVVVIFGPSGGGKSTLIRTINRLEPIDSGELWVDGIPVHDPKINVNRLRQEIGMVFQQFNLFPHLTVLENIILGPVHVKKVPRAEAERLAMQLLERVGIPEKAHAYPAQLSGGQQQRVAIARGLAMRPKIMLFDEPTSALDPEMIKEVLDVMEDLAREGMTMVVVTHEMGFARHVADRMVFLEGGRIVEIGTPDEIFENPKHERTRVFLSQVLRH
- a CDS encoding hemolysin family protein yields the protein MEGRSAWILGLVVLAGLMLRAWITASEAAILALPEEKRRAWAEEGRWLAAWLQRLAEDSAIRLQSLRLGLLFLDLAVAGWGTFWIFHRSGPSLWMPLFWLILAWLLHGPWEYWPRAIGQRCAEALAIPGALTLMPLRWLTGPLRYLARRAGPRIEGRAIPVIDEAELRTLVDAGEEGGAIEATEKEMIVSIFELHDTVVGEIMVPRPDMVAIPVTASLSEALNVILQAGYSRIPVYEGTIDHVVGVLYAKDLLRLMRDGIREASLKELLRPPYFVPEGKRIVDLLREMQQHKVHMAIVVDEYGGVAGLVTIEDILEEIVGEIQDEFDRSEEPLVLPIDAHTYLFDGRVDLDEIQELLGVTLSSEGADTLAGYVYERLGRIPAAGETFTDEGLEFRVEEVIGRRIRKIRIRRLEPQAHEINESPSHP
- a CDS encoding response regulator transcription factor → MRTVRIMIVDDHEVVRVGLRALLERRPDFRVVAEAGSADEAVQKAMDHRPDVIVMDIRLRGGSGIEATRRIVEALPETRVIMLTSYAEDELLLESIEAGASGYVLKQIGSDELITAIERVARGEALIDPSMTPHLLRHVRAARRSAMASAFKDLTEQELRVLALIAEGKTNREIAQTLFLSEGTVRNYVSSILSKLGLSNRAEAAAYAVEHNIKAYLDEGLG
- a CDS encoding patatin-like phospholipase family protein, translating into MPKNALMRWGIRRPHRLGIALSGGGARGFAHIRVLRVLIEAGWRPEIVTGTSAGGIVGGLFAAGLSPEAIEALARRIGWRMFMRLDPNGNALVGTDRWARFLREAVGDVRIEDLPVRFAAVAVDLDTGEEIWIDRGPLVEAMLATSAFPGVFPPVWWEGRRLVDGGVLNPLPVDVARALGATFVIGVDLSWVEHGRTDRRFPEELPGPLLIRWLIRRARWSRTLEVVFCSVGIMARWITESRLAQAPPDGLIRVPTGDIPVFALDRAPEILERGERAARAALAGLEQAIARPRWLRRLLPQGA
- a CDS encoding Maf family protein; the encoded protein is MLPERWVLASASPRRRTLIQLLGHPVELLPVSIDETPAPHEDPAACAARLALAKAAAGARLAPDALVLAADTVVDLNGAILGKPEGVEEARAMLQALRGRPHHVHTAVALYHPWQDELLLEVATTQVWMRSYTDEEIEAYLATGDPLDKAGAYAIQHLGFQPARRVEGCYAAVVGLPLCHLARALRRWGWSPPEDLPTRCQSTLGHACSVYPDILAGEENRRSKNHEGPGGSLTRSR